The following are from one region of the Candidatus Binatia bacterium genome:
- a CDS encoding acyl-CoA dehydrogenase family protein has product MDYRDSPAEAEFRSRLRAWLADNNPGFRSSSTDDEYWARQAEWHTTLYNAGFFGLSWPKRYGGHELPTVFDVIVDDEVAAAGAPPRPSLGYLVQGISTHGTEEIKDRFLPALISGKDRWCQGFSEPDAGSDLAALRTTATLDGDDFVVDGRKIWTSYSDVADWCFLLARTDADVPKHKGISAFAISMEQPGIERRPLKMINGTTKEFGQVTFDGARVPVAHMIGEPGEGWRVAMTIVSHEREPGELGYVARYAKTVNRLKQTVHDDPHAFRPDQREAVAWAHVQVEMLRRHVCRRLSERLDGIDHGPGGSIDKLLMTWVEQSVGAAALSVSGPRAALDTEDEALKVYLYSRAQSVMGGTSQIQKNIIATRILNLPTA; this is encoded by the coding sequence GTGGACTATCGCGATTCCCCCGCTGAAGCGGAGTTCCGGTCGCGCCTGCGCGCCTGGCTCGCGGACAACAACCCCGGGTTCCGCTCCTCGTCGACCGACGACGAGTACTGGGCTCGACAGGCGGAATGGCACACCACACTCTACAATGCCGGCTTCTTCGGCCTCTCCTGGCCAAAGCGGTACGGCGGACACGAGCTACCAACCGTGTTCGACGTCATCGTCGACGACGAGGTCGCCGCCGCGGGGGCGCCACCGCGCCCCAGCCTCGGCTACCTCGTGCAGGGCATCTCGACCCACGGCACTGAGGAGATCAAGGACCGATTCCTCCCCGCCCTGATCAGCGGCAAGGACCGCTGGTGTCAGGGCTTCAGCGAGCCGGACGCCGGCTCCGATCTGGCCGCACTCCGCACTACCGCGACGCTCGACGGCGACGACTTCGTCGTCGACGGGCGCAAGATTTGGACGAGCTACTCCGACGTTGCCGACTGGTGCTTCCTCCTCGCCCGCACGGACGCCGACGTGCCGAAGCACAAGGGCATCTCGGCATTCGCGATCTCCATGGAACAACCAGGCATCGAGCGGCGTCCACTCAAAATGATCAATGGCACCACGAAGGAGTTCGGGCAGGTGACGTTCGACGGGGCCCGCGTGCCCGTCGCCCACATGATCGGCGAGCCCGGCGAGGGGTGGCGGGTGGCGATGACGATCGTCAGCCATGAACGCGAGCCGGGCGAACTCGGATACGTGGCGCGCTACGCGAAAACGGTGAACAGACTCAAGCAGACGGTACACGACGATCCCCACGCGTTCCGCCCGGATCAACGAGAAGCCGTGGCGTGGGCCCATGTGCAGGTCGAAATGCTCCGACGACACGTCTGCCGACGGCTCTCCGAGCGCCTCGACGGCATCGACCACGGCCCGGGTGGATCGATCGACAAGCTACTGATGACGTGGGTCGAGCAGTCAGTCGGCGCGGCCGCATTGTCGGTTTCAGGACCACGAGCGGCCCTCGACACCGAAGACGAAGCGCTGAAGGTCTATCTCTACAGCCGCGCCCAAAGCGTCATGGGCGGCACGTCGCAGATCCAGAAGAACATCATCGCTACACGAATCCTCAACTTGCCAACCGCGTGA
- a CDS encoding pyridoxamine 5'-phosphate oxidase family protein: protein MKRKQRRGRKIAMTPEELDGYLRSARTCRVATVGPGGAPHVSPLWFVWDGEALWLNSIIKSQRWIDIDRDARLGVVIDGGEEFFELHGVELSGTAAVVGDVPRTAEANPDVAEAELLFGDKYSGGTFYPDGRHAWLRVTPEKIVSWDYRKIGKG, encoded by the coding sequence ATGAAGAGAAAGCAGCGACGTGGTCGGAAGATTGCGATGACTCCCGAAGAGCTGGATGGCTACCTGCGCTCGGCCCGCACCTGTCGCGTGGCCACGGTCGGTCCCGGCGGTGCGCCGCACGTCTCGCCCCTCTGGTTCGTCTGGGACGGGGAGGCGCTCTGGCTGAACTCGATCATCAAGAGCCAGCGCTGGATCGACATCGACCGCGACGCGCGCCTCGGGGTCGTGATCGACGGTGGAGAGGAGTTCTTCGAGCTTCACGGTGTCGAGTTGTCGGGCACGGCGGCCGTCGTTGGGGACGTGCCGCGCACGGCCGAGGCGAATCCGGACGTGGCGGAGGCGGAGCTGCTCTTCGGCGACAAGTACTCGGGCGGGACCTTCTACCCCGACGGACGACACGCGTGGCTTCGCGTGACGCCCGAGAAAATCGTCAGCTGGGACTACCGGAAGATCGGGAAGGGCTGA
- a CDS encoding OB-fold domain-containing protein: MRPLPERTPENEFFWTSGAEGVLRFQHCGPCERFVHPPQPGCPTCGGQLEVHDVSGRGTVVGFTVNHQQWLPDLAPPYVVALVAIDEDPLVRLTTLVVDTEPEAVEIGLPVETRFEQHEDIWLPLFTPTGEPARTVSEWPEPPRAPVATRVTAEKFESKVALTGVGISAVGRRLERDPLSLAADASRAAVADAGLDLTQIDGLSTYPGGAKGSGHSEGGVPAMAEALG, encoded by the coding sequence ATGAGACCCCTCCCCGAGCGAACACCCGAGAACGAGTTCTTCTGGACGAGCGGCGCCGAAGGCGTGCTTCGTTTCCAGCATTGCGGCCCGTGTGAGCGGTTCGTCCATCCGCCGCAACCCGGCTGCCCGACCTGCGGCGGCCAACTCGAAGTGCACGACGTCTCGGGACGCGGGACCGTCGTTGGGTTCACCGTGAACCATCAGCAATGGCTTCCGGACTTGGCACCCCCCTACGTCGTGGCGCTGGTCGCGATCGACGAAGACCCACTCGTGCGACTCACGACGCTCGTCGTCGACACGGAGCCCGAGGCCGTAGAGATCGGACTCCCCGTCGAAACTCGCTTCGAGCAGCACGAGGACATCTGGCTGCCGCTCTTTACCCCAACGGGAGAGCCGGCTCGTACCGTATCCGAGTGGCCCGAACCACCGCGTGCCCCGGTCGCAACGCGAGTGACCGCCGAAAAATTCGAATCGAAGGTCGCGTTGACCGGCGTCGGCATCTCCGCGGTCGGCCGGCGCCTCGAGCGAGATCCCCTGAGCCTCGCAGCTGACGCGTCTCGCGCGGCCGTCGCCGACGCGGGACTGGATCTCACGCAGATCGACGGGCTTTCGACCTACCCCGGCGGCGCGAAGGGCAGCGGACATTCAGAGGGCGGTGTGCCAGCCATGGCCGAGGCGCTCGG
- a CDS encoding enoyl-CoA hydratase/isomerase family protein — MTYDLPDVVRIEEDGPLRIVRLNRPEQLNAINDELHGGLTRLFPQLSADAGARVAVITGEGRAFSAGGDFDLLDRMAKDRTLRRDVIAEGRELVINMMRCRIPVVAAVNGAAVGLGCSVIALSDVVYMAESAYLADPHVNVGLVAADGGPITWPLHTSLLLAKEFAFTGDKIRATRAAEIGLANHVCPDGEVLDAAIAAATKIAALPQQAVEATKRVLNLHMEHAVLATIDFAMSAESESFDTEDLRANIDRFRGRT, encoded by the coding sequence ATGACCTACGATCTCCCCGACGTCGTACGGATCGAAGAGGACGGCCCGCTGCGCATCGTGCGGCTCAACCGGCCGGAGCAGCTCAACGCCATCAACGACGAGCTGCACGGCGGACTGACTCGCCTCTTCCCACAGCTGAGCGCCGACGCGGGCGCGCGCGTCGCCGTGATCACCGGCGAAGGCCGCGCGTTCTCCGCGGGGGGCGACTTCGACCTGCTCGACCGCATGGCGAAGGACCGCACCTTGCGCCGCGACGTGATCGCCGAGGGCCGCGAACTCGTCATCAACATGATGCGTTGCCGGATCCCCGTCGTCGCCGCCGTGAACGGCGCCGCGGTCGGCCTCGGGTGCAGCGTGATCGCGCTCTCGGACGTGGTCTACATGGCCGAGTCCGCCTACCTGGCCGATCCGCACGTCAACGTCGGACTCGTTGCCGCCGACGGCGGTCCGATCACCTGGCCGCTGCACACGAGCCTCCTCCTGGCGAAGGAGTTCGCGTTCACCGGCGACAAGATCCGAGCAACGCGAGCCGCTGAGATCGGTCTGGCGAATCACGTATGCCCCGACGGCGAGGTGCTGGACGCAGCGATTGCCGCTGCGACGAAGATCGCGGCTCTGCCCCAGCAGGCGGTGGAGGCGACCAAGCGCGTGCTGAATCTCCACATGGAGCACGCGGTTTTGGCGACGATCGACTTCGCCATGTCGGCCGAGTCGGAATCCTTCGACACGGAAGATCTCCGCGCCAACATCGACCGGTTCCGTGGGCGGACGTGA